A window of Zingiber officinale cultivar Zhangliang chromosome 5A, Zo_v1.1, whole genome shotgun sequence contains these coding sequences:
- the LOC121982884 gene encoding FCS-Like Zinc finger 3-like: MAGLSVLLETKKSMPKYSNIVRQTSLIKNPSTSTSSSSFCTSPFLENCSLCRKKLQESKDIYMYRGDRAFCSEECRQKQIFMDEEGMKRNHCSFSATAAASNRSKPRKNGGKDTASVAGRLAC, translated from the exons ATGGCAGGGTTAAGCGTTCTCTTGGAGACAAAAAAGAGCATGCCAAAATACTCAAATATCGTAAGACAAACCTCACTTATCAAGAACCCCTCtacttctacttcttcttcttccttctgcacAAGCCCTTTTCTGGAAAACTGCTCTCTCTGCCGAAAAAAGCTGCAAGAAAGCAAAGACATCTACATGTATAG AGGGGATCGAGCATTTTGCAGCGAGGAGTGCCGGCAGAAGCAGATATTTATGGACGAGGAGGGAATGAAGAGAAACCACTGCTCCTTCTCCGCTACGGCCGCCGCGTCGAATCGCAGTAAGCCGAGGAAGAACGGCGGGAAGGACACGGCTTCCGTAGCCGGTCGCCTCGCGTGCTAA